CCGGGACAGTGCAAGATCACTCATCTCAGCTCCAAAGAGTAGGTGAGGCACATTGCAAGTTCATGTCAATGCAATATCCGTTGTTATTTTCGTATGGAGAAGATGAATTCCATGAGAACCTTCACTGCATGTCATGTCTGACAACATCAAACGACAGAAGGTCACCATGGCAGAATATTGTTCATACCGACTGCGTGATAGAGCCAATGATTTCAACACCCCTCTTAGTTGCAGCAGGCTAACACAAGCATATATCGTTGATGCCTACTGCTGCTGCGTTGAAGATGAGCGACTCAGACATTTTAGAAAGGATTCTTTCCAGAAAAAATACAGATCAAGTCCCTATAAATCTTTAGTTGAGGCTGCTAATAGTGGCATCTCTCATGCCTCAGATGTAGGGCAAGTAACCTTCTTACCAGGTTCATTCACAGGAAGCCCCAGATACTACTACCAGAACTATCAAGATTGTGTTGCAATATGTCGTAGGTTTGGATGTCCGGACCTATTTATCACCTTCACATGCAATGCTTTGTGGCCAGAAATTGAGGAAGCCTTATCGTCTATACCAGACCAGCAGGCTTCTGACAGACCTGATATTGTTGATCGAGTCTTTGAGATGAAGCTCAAACTGCTCGTGAATGATATAGAGAAGAATGAATTTTTTGGACCCACACTTGCAGGTATTGTTCCATGATATCATCATTTCTTCCCCAACATACTATTATCACCCTACTTCACTGATGAAATCTACTTCCGTTCAAACTCCGATGCCCCTAATTGTTGCTACCCATTCATTTATACAGTTGTCTACATGATTGAATTTCAGAAGAGAGGTCTGCCACATGTACACCTGATACTCTGGCTCAAAAAAGGATAGTCCTCTTGATGCTGCTCAGATAGATGCGTTCATATCGGCCCAGCTTCCAGATCCAGCTACTGATCATACAGGTTACGAAGCAGTGTCAAAGTTCATGATTCATGGCCCTTGCGGATCTCTACATCCCTCCTCTCCTTGCATGAAGAATGGAAAGTGCGACAATTTCTACACGAAACAGTTTTGCGAGCAGACAACAGTGCTACCAAACAGTTACGTTAATTATGCTCGCCCAAATAATCGaacgcaatggcaggagctctgtctTTCAATTAAGATAGGAAAAGATAGTTTATGTACCAGGACACTCCAGATGAGGGTTTCAAACCCCCCAAGCATGTAAAGGAGGGAAACACACGCCCCAAAGGGGGAACAACAGCTAAACATAGTGAGTGGCTCGCTTGCCCAAATAATGGTATCACTGCCCACAAAAATGGGGTTCAGATTGATAACACATTTGTGGTGCCACATAATGTAGACCTATTGTTCAAATACCAAGCACATATAAATGTTGAGAGTGTCAATCGCAATGGAATGGAGAGATATCTTATTCAAGTACACAAACAAGGACCCCGATTCTGCTAAAGCTACGCTTCAGAGAAAGAGAGGTAGCTCCGACAATACCTCTGAGACATTTAATGAGATTAAGGAATACTTGGACTGCAGATGTGTAACTCCTAATGATGCTGCATGGTGACTACTTCAGTTTGATATACATTACACTGATCCAGCTGTGGAGCGACTTCCTGTTCATCTTCCTCTACAAAATGGTGTCTTATACACTGAAGATGACTATCTTGATCAAGTAATTAATGTTCCATCTAAGCTCATCACGAAATTAACATCATGGATAGATGCAAACCAACATCACCCAGAAGCTCGAGAACACACTTATGTAGAATTCCCTGAACACTGGATATGGCATACGGATGGCAAATTCTGGGATAAACGTCGCAATAATCGTGTCAAAGTTGGTCGTCTTGCTAATGTTGCTCCCAATCAAGGGGAGAGATTTTACCTACGAATGTTGCTGCACATAGTCAAAGGACCGCGGTGCTTTTCTGAAATACGCAATGTTGCTGGGCATCAGCACCCAACATTTCGTGCTGCATGTGACGCGTTGGGCTTGCTTGGTAATGACCAGGAGTGGTTCCACGCCATGTCTGATGCAGCGCATTGGGCATTTCCATGCCAATTAAGACAGCTTTTTGTCACATTGTTGCTCTTCTGTGAACTCAGAGAACCCCTCGGAGTATTTGATCAATATGTGAGAGTAATGGGGGAAGACATGTTATATCGTGCAAAGCTGCTAGCTCCAGAGGCACCTGATGCAGTCATACAACAGCATATTAGATCCTGTGTCTTACATGAATTAGAAAAGCTGATTAGAGATGCTGGATATAGCCTACATCACTTCCATTTGCCCCAGCCAGATACAGCCTCTTCTGAAATAATTGCAAACAGATTGATAATGGAAGAGCTTTCGTATGCTGATGCAGCCACTGAAATAGAACAATGCATCACTCAGCTCAATATGGAACAGAGACATATTTACGATCTTATACAGCATTCGATCTCAAATAATTTAGGACACACCTTTTTCGTCTATGGATATGGTGGAACCGGTAAGACTTTTCTATGGAACACTTTGCTGAACAGTGTCAGGAGCAAGGGAAAGATAGCATTAGCAGTTGCATCCTCGGGAATAGCAGCACTGTTACTCCCAGGAGGTCGAACACCACACTCGCGCTTCAACCTTCCTCTAGACATCCAACCTCACTCTGTGTGTGCAATAAAAAAGAACAcacagttggctgagttgatacAACATACAACACTGATTATATGGGATGAAGCACCTGTCAACCATAGGCACTGCTTCGAAGCGCTTGACCGCACACTCAGAGATATCATGTCATCCAACAACAATGAATCAGCAGCAAAACAGTTTGGTGGTATAACAGTTGTCCTTGGTGGTGATTTCCGACAGACCCTGCCAATTATTCCAAAAGCCAAAAAACCACAGATCTTGGCCGCATCGATCACCCGATCTCACTTATGGAGGAATTGCAAAGTGCTCCAGTTAACTGAAAACATAAGGCTTAGATGCCCCGACCTTTCAGAATCTAGAAGAATTGTGCCGGATAATTTTGCCAAGTGGCTCCTCTCAGTTGGTGATGGCACAGCTCATGGCAGCGGGCCCACAGACCTACCTGACACATCATGGGTTCAGATTCCAGACAAGCTTCTACTACCACCTGAACAAAGGAAACTTGAGAATTTGATTTCTTTTGTGTATGGGACGCCCCCAGAGGACTCCCAATTACCCACTTATCTATGTGAACGAGTAATATTAGCACCAACAAATGAGGTGGCTGTTGCTATAAATGCAAAAATCATTGGCCATATAGCCACCGAAGAGATGTCATACTACAGCTCAGACTCCATTGATGATCCAACATCCAACTACTGCACTCTAGAAGCCCTTTACCCTCAGGAGTTCCTCAACACTACTACAATGGGCAGTCTACCAGACCACCATCTGCAGCTTAAAATTTGTGTTCCCATAATGTTACTTAGAAATTTGAATCCCTCAAGAGGTCTGTGCGATGGAACTAGACTCATAGTGACACAGCTCACACACTGTATCATCGAAGCTCAGATAATTACCGGAAAGGCTAAAGGAACTAAGACTTATATTCCAAGAGTAATCACTATTTCATCTGATCCCAAGTGGCCCTTCAAGATAAAGCGACGACAATTCCCAGTCCGTGTTTCATATGCCATGACAATAAATGAAAGCCAAGGATAGACGCTTGCTACAGTTGGCGTCTACGTGCCAAATCCAGTGTTTTCTCACGGTCAACTTTATGTTGCATTCTCATGTGTTGCATCACCTGAAGGCTTACGGGTACTTATTGAAAATAGCTCTGACGGATATGAAAATCAGACACATAACGTTGTCTACTCTGATATTTTAAATGACATAGCAGCAAATAGCCACTAAATCTAGGTACTGCTGCCTACATGCAGTTTTCCTTGAACTGTTCATTTTTAAAATTTATAACTATGTGTTGAAACATTTCCAGGTAATGTGGCAGCAAACAGTGAACCATGGCTACTCCACAGGTACCTGCGCCTGTTACCACTCCTAAATTTGTCATGTCATATAATACCCACACATACCTGATCACACCAACCAAAATATAGAGCGCACTGCACAACTATGGAGACAGTCTTACACACGTTTACTTTTCATATTCATTGTACACAACACTGACTATCAGTTAAAAAAAGAAAGCCTCCAGATCTCACCTCATAGCCTAAATCCACCACCAAAATGGCTTTGTCCAGGTTCACCTACACATTCCTTTATGCTACTCTCTTATTTGTTCTCCTGCTTCCTCCGATTCCTCACAATGATGTATCCTGTTATTTCTTCTCTACCTTCCTCCAGTGTCCTCTCCATGGACCTGTTCGGAGACCTTCCAGACCATTCATGCTTACTGCATCTGTCTAGGATGCTATCTTTTATGATTACCTAAAACCGTAGTTTCTACCAAATTAGGCATGACACCTATCCATAACAACATTACTTAAGATGACAAAGCACCTACTGACTCCTGATCTTCATATAGCCTCCCTGCTGCTATATTTTTTCCCAAATGTCTGCCTTCAGCATCCATGTACATAAACATCCATTTAGTTTTTCTTTCGTGGTCCAATTTAGCTAAAATCTTCTTATCCTTTTTTTTTGGTGGTACAGTTTCCAGTCTCCTCTGCAAATGGGTGCATTGGTACATCAGTGACCGTCCTTTCCTCATGAATATCATTATATGTTTTTTGCAGGGCAAAAAAAAATGTTTCGTACTTTTCTATTAGGTATTTGGGTATAATGTTGGCCCTAACTAATCGTAAGTATCCTAAACTACCTTATCTTTGCTATCCGAATTTAACACTAAGCATATTTACAGGTTTTTTCCTTATTTGCATCCTATGATGATTCAAGCTTATGTACTTTATAGGTATATGCATATATCATATGAAATAAAATCTCAGCAGGTACAGATCGTAGACATTCTTCCACATGACCATAGTGTGATTGTATTATCAGGGTTTCGTTGATTGCTCCCAGCAAAATCATATCTTCGACATAATTAGTATACTGCCATCCTAAACTCCTGCAAATAGTGTGTC
Above is a genomic segment from Miscanthus floridulus cultivar M001 chromosome 3, ASM1932011v1, whole genome shotgun sequence containing:
- the LOC136544721 gene encoding uncharacterized protein, with the translated sequence MAEYCSYRLRDRANDFNTPLSCSRLTQAYIVDAYCCCVEDERLRHFRKDSFQKKYRSSPYKSLVEAANSGISHASDVGQVTFLPGSFTGSPRYYYQNYQDCVAICRRFGCPDLFITFTCNALWPEIEEALSSIPDQQASDRPDIVDRVFEMKLKLLVNDIEKNEFFGPTLADLLFKYQAHINVESVNRNGMERYLIQFDIHYTDPAVERLPVHLPLQNGVLYTEDDYLDQVINVPSKLITKLTSWIDANQHHPEAREHTYVEFPEHWIWHTDGKFWDKRRNNRVKVGRLANVAPNQGERFYLRMLLHIVKGPRCFSEIRNVAGHQHPTFRAACDALGLLGNDQEWFHAMSDAAHWAFPCQLRQLFVTLLLFCELREPLGVFDQYVRVMGEDMLYRAKLLAPEAPDAVIQQHIRSCVLHELEKLIRDAGYSLHHFHLPQPDTASSEIIANRLIMEELSYADAATEIEQCITQLNMEQRHIYDLIQHSISNNLGHTFFVYGYGGTGKTFLWNTLLNSVRSKGKIALAVASSGIAALLLPGGRTPHSRFNLPLDIQPHSVCAIKKNTQLAELIQHTTLIIWDEAPVNHRHCFEALDRTLRDIMSSNNNESAAKQFGGITVVLGGDFRQTLPIIPKAKKPQILAASITRSHLWRNCKVLQLTENIRLRCPDLSESRRIVPDNFAKWLLSVGDGTAHGSGPTDLPDTSWVQIPDKLLLPPEQRKLENLISFVYGTPPEDSQLPTYLCERVILAPTNEVAVAINAKIIGHIATEEMSYYSSDSIDDPTSNYCTLEALYPQEFLNTTTMGSLPDHHLQLKICVPIMLLRNLNPSRGNVAANSEPWLLHRYMHISYEIKSQQKRWYGETNGVFGSMEQWDAIPNTDTATVFRPSER